TCAAAAAAATAAAAAAAAAGGTAAAACGCATTTTTCAATAGTTGATAAGGTTAATGATCATATTTGTTTGCGTTAAACACAGGGCACTACTGTAAGTTATACTTTTTTTGATTACATATTTACTTTTGATTTATGAGTTTAAAAAAATTGCAAAAAGAATAGGTGTAACAGAAGGGAGAATTGAAAAATTGATGACTCCATTTTTGAAGAAACAGCCCTTTATGGAAACATTGGTGAGCCATTTATTTTTGAGTGAAGCAAATAAGAGAGGATATTTATTGATGTATCAAACAAAAAAAATATTTGACCGCATAAATGAATTAAGGATATTCAGAAATTCACGCCTTTCTTGTTTCCAATAATTTATTAAAATGTTCCTGGTAAGTATTGCCGATCGGGATGATGCGGTCCTTGATATATATTTCCTGTCGTTCAATGGATGTGATCTTGTCTAAAGCCACGATATAAGATCTGTGAACCCGTACAAAACGTTTAGGAGATAATATTTCTTCGAGTTGTTTCATCACCTGCAAGGTGATGATCCGTTGTGTCTTCGTATATATGGATACATAATTCTTCAGGCCTTCTATATATAAAATATCATCCAGCTCAACCCTCACCATTTTGGTTTCTACTTTTACAAATATGTAACCACCGGTTTCAGGAAGCATTTCCTGGGAACGATTGAGCTTTTGTGTTGGATTTTTTTGATTGAATGCTTTTTCCGCAGCTTTATAAAACCGCTCGAACGCAATTGGTTTCAGCAAATAGTCGATGACATTATGCTCAAAGCCATCTATTGCATATTCCTGGTAAGCCGATGTAATGATGACCTGTGCCCTGTTTTGCAATAATTGCATGAACTGAACTCCATTTAACTGTGGCATTTGTATATCAAGGAAAACGAGATCAACAGGTTCGTTATTTAAACTGACCAGGGCTTCCATTGGATTATTAAAGGAACCTTCCAGTTGCAGGAATGGAACTTTATTGATGTGGTCTTCCAGCAAATGGACGGCCAGCGGCTCATCGTCAAGTACTATGCATTTAAGCATAAACAGTAGGTTTGTTCCTTATAAAGGTAACTGTAAATTCACAATAAACCTGTCTGCTGTTTTACTTAAGTCGAGTGTATATTTTTTTCCGTAAAGAAGGTCAAGACGTTTCTGCACATTGGGAATACCAATGCCTCCTACATCATCTTTTTGATAAGAATTAATAGAGTTCTCAATTGAGAAATTCAGCTGGTGATCGCTGACTTTTATATTGATATCAACTGGCTTCTGTGCATCAGTTAAGATGCCATGTTTGCAGGCATTTTCTATAAGCGGGAAAAGCAATAAAGGCACAATTCTCTTTCCGTTCGTATCTCCTTCTATTGAAAAATTAATGTAAACA
This genomic interval from Bacteroidota bacterium contains the following:
- a CDS encoding response regulator transcription factor, which produces MLKCIVLDDEPLAVHLLEDHINKVPFLQLEGSFNNPMEALVSLNNEPVDLVFLDIQMPQLNGVQFMQLLQNRAQVIITSAYQEYAIDGFEHNVIDYLLKPIAFERFYKAAEKAFNQKNPTQKLNRSQEMLPETGGYIFVKVETKMVRVELDDILYIEGLKNYVSIYTKTQRIITLQVMKQLEEILSPKRFVRVHRSYIVALDKITSIERQEIYIKDRIIPIGNTYQEHFNKLLETRKA